In Phlebotomus papatasi isolate M1 chromosome 1, Ppap_2.1, whole genome shotgun sequence, the following proteins share a genomic window:
- the LOC129798574 gene encoding RAC serine/threonine-protein kinase: MSSGTFSGSPQATVVKEGWLYKRGEHIKNWRSRYFVLRDDGTLMGYKSRPDTSAPAERLNNFTVKDCQIMSMDRPKPYTFIIRGLQLTTVIERMFHVETDRERQEWVDAIRYVANRLRELGDSASTATDMIDVDMASIAEDELSEKFSVQGTSSVKASGKKKVTLENFEFLKVLGKGTFGKVILCREKATAKLYAIKILKKEVIIQKDEVAHTLTENRVLRTTNHPFLISLKYSFQTADRLCFVMQYVNGGELFFHLSRERVFSEDRTRFYGAEIISALGYLHSQGIIYRDLKLENLLLDKDGHIKIADFGLCKEDITYGRTTKTFCGTPEYLAPEVLEDNDYGRAVDWWGTGVVMYEMICGRLPFYNRDHDVLFALILMEEVRFPRNISQEARSLLTGFLVKIPSQRLGGGPDDVKEIQAHPFFASINWTDLEQKKIPPPFKPQVTNDTDTRYFDSEFTGESVELTPPDGAGPLGSIPEEPFPQFTYQDMASTLGTSSHISSSASLTSMQ; the protein is encoded by the exons ATGTCTTCGGGCACGTTTAGTGGTAGCCCGCAGGCGACAGTGGTGAAGGAGGGATGGCTCTATAAGCGTGGAGAACACATTAAGAATTGGCGATCACGGTATTTTGTTCTGAGAGACGATGGTACTCTCATGGGCTATAAATCCCGGCCGGACACTTCAGCCCCAGCTGAGCGTCTCAATAACTTCACAGTTAAAGATTGCCAAATAATGTCGATGGACCGACCAAAGCCCTACACATTTATCATCCGTGGCCTCCAGCTCACTACTGTCATAGAGCGGATGTTCCATGTGGAGACAGACAGGGAACGACAGGAATGGGTGGATGCCATCAGGTATGTGGCTAATAGGTTGCGAGAACTCGGTGATTCTGCCTCCACAGCCACCGATATGATCGACGTGGATATGGCGTCGATAGCTGAGGATGAACTCTCGGAGAAATTCTCTGTTCAGGGAACATCCTCCGTGAAGGCTAGCGGCAAGAAAAAAGTC ACACTGGAAAACTTTGAGTTCCTCAAAGTGCTGGGCAAAGGTACATTTGGCAAGGTGATTCTGTGTCGTGAGAAAGCTACAGCAAAACTGTATGCGATAAAAATCTTGAAGAAGGAAGTGATCATTCAGAAGGATGAAGTGGCGCACACATTGACAGAAAACAGAGTCCTAAGGACAACAAATCATCCCTTTTTAATT TCCCTCAAATATTCATTTCAAACTGCCGACAGACTCTGCTTCGTGATGCAGTACGTGAATGGTGGCGAATTGTTCTTTCATTTGAGCAGAGAACGTGTCTTCTCCGAGGATCGGACACGATTTTATGGTGCTGAAATCATTTCAGCTCTCGG GTACTTGCATTCTCAGGGTATCATCTATCGAGACTTAAAGTTGGAGAATTTGCTCCTGGACAAAGATGGGCACATCAAAATTGCTGATTTTGGACTCTGTAAGGAGGACATCACGTATGGGAGGACGACAAAGACTTTCTGCGGAACACCAGAGTATCTGGCACCAGAAGTGCTCGAGGACAATGACTATGGACGTGCGGTGGATTGGTGGGGAACAGGAGTAGTGATGTATGAGATGATCTGCGGAAGGCTACCATTCTACAATCGCGATCACGATGTTCTGTTTGCACTGATTCTCATGGAAGAAGTGAGATTTCCCAGGAATATATCACAGGAGGCCAGGAGTCTCCTCACTGGCTTCCTCGTCAAGATCCCATCGCAGCGGCTGGGCGGTGGACCAGATGACGTCAAGGAGATTCAGGCTCATCCCTTCTTTGCCAGCATTAATTGGACTGATTTAGAACAGAAGAAA ATTCCTCCACCATTCAAACCTCAAGTGACAAATGACACAGACACAAGATACTTTGACTCTGAGTTCACGGGAGAGAGCGTTGAATTGACGCCTCCGGACGGTGCCGGACCACTTGGTTCCATTCCCGAAGAACCTTTTCCACAG ttCACGTATCAAGACATGGCCTCAACTTTGGGCACTTCTTCTCACATCAGCAGCTCAGCCAGTCTTACGTCGAtgcagtga
- the LOC129798600 gene encoding uncharacterized protein LOC129798600 — translation MSQDFDLFANINDLDSDPVVLREDSPQVPVPVPHELRLDSPNDSRNLSNFPGVSSSCESISKKEQQFIKRYQKKQEVVQRKAERKKQTELRRLSLRNQTTSIPNFGRRTRRSRNSLVRMMQELSDYIYVGSPDTPPRAVNSDEEMDTISLQSSSISSVELSREVDYEITIKLKWKDQIERIPYTNQQPFQDLLKMLAEREGTTEKKIVLMMNDSIVYATDTPSSIGYTSVHFISGRVVDSVLEPNKKVKKVKTDIEVKIQSDRWKRPLAVSVPKTDTVQKLLEMCAKALECSTNDINLRFDGEILSETMTMQDLELEGGEMIDCVFKGGRKK, via the exons ATGTCTCAGGACTTTGATTTATTCGCCAACATCAACGATCTCGACAGCG ATCCCGTTGTTCTCCGGGAGGATTCTCCACAAGTTCCTGTTCCGGTGCCTCATGAATTGCGGTTGGACTCACCAAATGATTCTCGCAATCTATCAAACTTTCCCGGTGTGTCCAGTTCTTGTGAGAGCATTAGCAAAAAGGAACAGCAGTTCATAAAAAG ATATCAGAAAAAGCAGGAAGTTGTCCAGAGAAAGGCTGAGCGCAAGAAGCAAACAGAGTTGCGAAGGTTGAGTCTGCGGAATCAGACAACTTCCATTCCCAATTTCGGTAGACGCACAAGAAGAAGTAGGAATTCATTAGTTCGAATGATGCAGGAGTTGAGTGATTATATTTATGTGGGGTCTCCGGATACTCCACCTCGTGCAGTAAACTCAGATGAAGAAATGGATACAATTTCTCTGCAATCATCGTCAATCTCTTCCGTGGAACTGTCCAGAGAGGTTGATTATGAAATAACGATAAAGCTAAAGTGGAAGGATCAGATTGAGCGAATTCCCTACACAAATCAGCAGCCTTTTCAGGATTTGTTGAAGATGCTCGCTGAGCGGGAAGGGACGACAGAgaagaaaattgtgttgatgATGAATGACTCCATTGTCTATGCAACAGATACTCCCAGTTCCATTGGCTACACCAGTGTTCACTTCATCTCAGGAAGAGTTGTGGACAGTGTCTTGGAACCCAATAAGAAAGTGAAGAAAGTTAAGACTGATATTGAAGTGAAAATCCAATCAGATCGCTGGAAGAGACCTCTTGCAGTCTCAGTCCCCAAGACTGATACTGTTCAGAAGCTGCTTGAAATGTGTGCCAAGGCACTAGAATGCTCCACAAATGACATCAACCTCAG ATTTGATGGAGAAATTCTCAGTGAGACGATGACTATGCAGGATTTGGAGTTGGAGGGAGGTGAAATGATCGACTGTGTGTTCAAGGGAGGGCGGAAGAAATAA